CTGCCGCCGCGTCAGGCGACCAGCACTGATGGCAGGCCGCTGCCCTCGCTGGACTGCGCGGTGATCGTCAAGCGCGTGGACGAGCGTACGCGCGCCAAGACCTCGATCAACGACCTGCTGCGCGGCTGAGTAGCATCATGACGGATGGCGGAATGGTGGATACGGATCAGGATCCCGGTGGCGTTGTCAGCCTTGCGCGTGACCTGATCCGCTGCCCGTCCGTCACGCCGGATGATGGCTGCGCCATCGGCGCCCTGGCCGATGTGCTTGAACGCATCGGCTTCAGCGTGACCCTGCTGCCATTCGGGGCGGGGGCGTCCCGCACCCCCAACCTGTTCGCGCGTCTGGGCACGGGGCAGCCGCATGTATGCTTTGCGGGCCATACGGATGTCGTGCCGGTGGGCGATGCGGCGCAGTGGAGCCATGACCCCTTTGGCGGCGAGATCCATGATGGCATCCTGTTCGGGCGCGGCGCATGCGACATGAAGGGGGGCATTGCCGCCTTTGTCGCCGCCGTCCGCCTGTACCTGCAGAAAGTCGGCACGCCACGGGGGTCGATCAGCCTGCTGATTACAGGCGATGAGGAAGGCCCGGCCACCAACGGCACCGTACGCGTGCTGGAATGGATGGCGGAACATCAACAGATTCCCGATTTCTGCCTGGTGGGTGAGCCCACCAATCCCGCGGGCATGGGGGACGTGATCAAGATCGGCCGCCGTGGCAGCCTCAATACCCATATCGTCGTGCACGGCACGCAGGGGCATGTGGCCTATCCGCACCGGGCGGACAACCCGGTCCACCGGCTTCTGGCCCTGCTGGGGGAACTGACCGCCGCCCCGCTGGATGCGGGTAGTGAGTGGTTCGAGGCCTCCAGTCTGCAGGTCACCAGCCTTGACGTGGGCAACACGGCCACCAATGTCATTCCTGCACAGGCCGAAGCCCGGCTGAACATCCGCTTCAATGACCTCCATACCGGGGCCGACCTTGCGGGCTGGATCCGCACCGTGGCCGCACGCCACGCACCCCGGGCACAGGTGGACATATCCATAAGTGGTGAGTCGTTCCTGACCGAGCCCCGTGCCCCGGTCGAGGCCCTGCGCACCGCGGTGCGCACGGTGACGGGGCATGTGCCCCGGCTGGATACGGGGGGCGGCACGTCCGATGCCCGGTTCATCAGCCGTTACTGCGCCGTGGCGGAATTCGGGCTGGTGGGCGCCAGCATGCACAAGACGGACGAACATGTCAGTCTGGCGGACCTGCGGCAGTTGACGGCGATCTATGCCGGCTTTCTTGAAAAGGTAATGCATTGATGTCTGATCGCGGCGCATCTCCCGACCCCAATGCAGCGGGGTTTGGTGGTATCCTCAGGGGAATGCTGCTGCTGGGCCGTGGCCGGGCGGAAGGGATCACCTATTTCGGCAGTTCGCGTGATGCCGTGCTGTCCGCGCTGGCACCGCGTCTGGCGCTGTGGCTGGTGCTGGGTGGACTGACCCTGGGCTATGCGCCGCAGGCGATCAGCGGGGTGAAGGTGCTGTTCGCCCTGTGTCTTATCCTGCTGCCTGCGGTCGTGACCTATACCCTGGCGCATCGCTGGAAGCGGGAGGCGCTGTGGCCGCGCTACATTACCGCCACGTGGTGGACGGACTGGGTCACGCTGTTCGTTGGGCTTGCGGTTGCGTTTCTCATGGCGCTGGCGTCACCCAGGCTTCTGCAATCCGCCATGGGGGCGATGATCCTCAATGGTGTCGAGTTCGCCTACAGCCTGTGGCTGACATGGTATGTGGCCCGTATCGGCCTGCTGCTGCGCCGGGGGCAGGCAGTGGTGCTTGTGCTGGCCATTGTGGGCAGTCTTGGCCTGCTTGTACTCATGACCGGCCTGCTTTCACCGGGACAGCGCGCATGGCATGAATTCCTCTATCCCATGCTGGTGCAGCAGGGGGCGGCGCACTAGGCCCGTTTTTCAGGAAATCAGAAGTTTCTCCTGAAGCTTTTTCGAAAAGCTTCAGGAGACGCCACCTTTTTGAAAAAGAGGGCGCCCAAAAGCTTTCATCACTTTTCATCAACGGATCATTCAGCGGCTGAACGGGTTTTCCGCATAACCCACACCGGTCAGGCACAGCCCTTCCGGCGGGGCGGTGGGGCCTGCCGCGCGGCGGTCACGTGCCGCCAGGGCATGACCGACCTGTACCGGTTCCCATCGGCCTTCGCCCACCAGCTTCAGGGTGCCCGCCATGTTGCGGACCTGATGGTGCAGGAAGGAGCGCGCGGCCGTTTCAATGATCACATATTCCCCCTCCCGCCGCACATCCAGCCGGTCCAGCGTGCGGACCGGGCTGCGCGCCTGACATGCCGTGGCGCGGAAGGATGTGAAGTCATGCCGACCAAGCAGGCAGGTGGCGGCCTGCTGCATGCTCTCCACGTTCAGCGGCGCGCGGACATGCCATACCTGGCCATCTTCCAGCGCCGGGCGTGCCGCACGGTTCAGGATACGGTAGCGGTACGCACGGGATATGGCGGAAAACCGGGCATTCCACTGTGGCAGCACCGGGCGTGCCATAAGCACCACGACCGGGTGGGGTTTCATGTAGAAGTTCAGACCGTCGCGCACCGTGGCGCTGGACAGCGTGACATCAGCCGGAAAATCCAGATGGGCGACCTGCCCGCTGGCATGCACGCCCGCATCGGTGCGGCCGGCGGTAATGCTGCGTACGTCGCGGCCGTTGGTCAGGCGGCGGGCCGCCGCTTCCAGCAGGCCCTGGATGGAAAGCAGGTCCGGCGCCTTCTGGCGCTGCCAGCCGACAAAGCCACGCCCGTCATATTCCATCAGCACCGCCCAGCGGCAGACCGAAGCGGGCGCTGCATCGTCCGGGCGCGCAGGGGGCATGTCAGGCATCGGGCCGCTCCGTGCCAAGACACGTGCCGGGCGCAACAGCCTGTCCGCGCTGGAAGGCATCGGCCTCCATCATGCCGCGCCCGGGGCGTTGCAGGCGCATGATGCGCAGCATCGTGCCCTTACCACAGGCAACCCGCAGCCGTTCATCCACCACCGTGCCGGGGGCAGCCTGTGTGTGACCCGGCGCAATTTCTGCCGCCCCGATCTTGATGACTTCCCCATTCAGCACGGTGAAGGTGCCGGGCCATGGGGTCAGGGCACGGATCTGGCGGTCAATGGCGGGGGCGGGGGCCGTCCAGTCGATGCGACCGTCCTCCCGGCTCAGGCGCTGTACATAGGTTACACCGGTCTCGGGCTGCGGCGTGCCGGGATAGGCGGGCTGGCGCAGGGCTTCCACGATCAGCCGTCCGCCCATGGCCGCCAGATCATCGTGCAGGGTGGTGGCGGTGGTGCGCGGGGTCAGGGCTACATGGTCACGCAGCAGCATCGCCCCCGTGTCCAGCCCGGCATCCATCTGCATGATGGTGACGCCGCTTTCGCTGTCCCCCGCCAGAATCGCTGCCTGTATGGGGGCGGCACCGCGCCAGCGCGGCAGCAGGCTGGCATGGATGTTCAGGCAGCCCCGGTGCGGGGCATCGAGCATTGCTTCGGGCAGGATCAGCCCGTAGGCGGCCACCACGGCGGCATCAAGGTCAAGGCCGCGGAAATAGGCCTGTTCTTCCACATTGCGGCGGAGTGAAAGCGGCGTGCGTACGGGAATGCCCAGTTCTTCCGCCGCGACCTGCACGGGCGAGGGGCGCAGCCTTTTCCCGCGCCCGGCGGGCCGGGGGGGCTGGCTGTAGACGGTTATGATGTCATGCCCGGCCCGGTGCAGGGCACGAAGGGCGGGCACGGCGAAATCGGGCGTGCCCATGAAGGCCAGTCGCATGGCGTTGGGGTCCGTTCAGGCTGGGCCGGCCCCATGCTGGAAAACCCAAGGTTCCGGCGGGTGTGATCCGCGTGCGGTCAGTGCTTCTGGCGCTGTTCCTTGGCCAGGCGGCGCATGATCATGTTGCGCTTGAGCGTGGACAGGTGATCGACAAACAGGATGCCCTCCAGATGGTCGATCTCGTGCTGCAGGCAGGTGGCCAGAAGGTCATCGGCTTCCAGTTCCTGCACCTTGCCCTCCATGTCCTGGTAGCGCACGCGCACGGCCTCGGGGCGGATGACCTCGGCATACTGGTTGGGCAGCGACAGGCAGCCTTCCTCACGCGCGGCCATGCTGTCCGTCTCGGCAATCACCTCGGGGTTGATCAGCACGATCGGGTTGCGGGCTTCGTTCCTGTCGGACACGTCCACAATGGCGAAGCGCATGCCAAGCCCGACCTGCGGCGCCGCCAGCCCGATGCCGGGGGCCTGGTACATGGCGGAGAACATGCGGGGGATGATGGTGCGCAGTTCGCCCATGTCCTCTGGCCGGACAAGGCGGGTTTTCTGGCGCAGAACCGCCTGGGGCGCGACCAGGATCGGCATGGGGGTCGCCTGAGCGATGACATCATGATCAATCATAGATCGCCATTTAGCGTGTCCGTACCCGTGATGCCAGTGGTGATGCGGCCAAAATGGCGCATGTGGCATCCCGTTGGTGACAGGGCTGGCGGGTGCCTCCCCTTGCGCATGGCTATTATTCTCCCATATCGTGAAAGAACGGAAGCGGACGCCTGAGCGGGTTCGTTTCACGTTTCTTGTCTCGCTCGCAGCAGAGGAGGCCGAGTTGTCGGGAAGAGTTTTCGGGTCCCCCATGTTCCTGGGGTTCGACCATCTTGAACAGATGCTTGAACGCGCATCGAAGAACGCAACGGATGGGTATCCGCCCTATAACATAGAGCAGGTCAGCCCCACGACCCTGCGCATCACGCTGGCGGTGGCCGGTTTCGTGATGGAGGACCTGCACATCACGCAGGAGGACAACCAGCTTGTCATCCGCGGGCGGCAGAGTGATGACGGGCAGGGCCGCATCTTCCTGCACCGTGGGATTGCGGCACGCCAGTTCCAGAAGGCATTCGTTCTGGCCGAGGGAATCGAGGTCGGCGGCGCCTGGATGGATAATGGCCTGCTGCATATCGAACTGGCGCGCCCGCAGCCCGAGGTACGCGTGCGCAAGATCGAGATCACGCGCGCACCATCGGCCACCGCGCCCGCGTCGCGTGATCGTGTTCCGCCCGTGGTTGATGTGCCCATGGGCCGCAAGCAACGTGTCGTGAGGGTAATTGACGAGGAATGACAGCGTACGCCGTAATGTAACGGCCAGTATTGCAATGCAGAGCCGAAGGGGCGCGTGCCCTTTCATGATGCAGGAGATGACGCGATGAGAGTCACAACACAGAATGGCCGGGTCGTGCTGCATAACGAACCCGAAGTGGCAGCCAGCCCCCATATCATAACCACGGGCGAACTGCGTGGACTGGGCATGGAGTCGGTGGCCTATATCCGCGCGGTGCAGGTGGAGGGCGAGGATGCTTTCGCCATACACGCGGCCGATGGTACCCCCATGGCGGTGACGGATGACCGGGAAACAGCGGTCAACGCCATCCTCCAGCACGAAATGATCCTGGTGCCGCTGCACTAGATCTTTTGCAGCCGCACACAGGCAATGGCCCTGTCCGCACATGCGGGCAGGGCCATTTTTGTTGTGGATCGGATCCCCTGTACATCAGGGGCATGATGACCCCGCGAGGCAGGCGCTAAAACTCCTGCCGCGCGGGTGCCGAGGGCCGTCGGCCTAGTTGCCGGTCCTGCCCGCGGGGTCGAGCCAGCCGATATTTCCGTCGGGTCGGCGGTAGAGCACGTTGACCGTGTCGGTCTTGCTGTTGCGGAAAAGCTGGATCTGGCTATCGGCCAGATCAAGGCGCATCACGGCCTCGCTCACGCTCAGGGTCGGGATCTCGGCGGGGCGTTCGGCAATGATGGTGGCGTAGGGGCCGGCCGTGGCCAATGCCGCGTCCTCTTCCTCAAGCGGGCTGTCCTCATCCATGGTGGCCGCTGGGGCCGTGCCGGGGCGCAGGACATAGCTGCGCCCGAATTCGGGCACCTGCTGGCGGGTTTTCATATGGCCGTGATTCGTGGCCTTGCGGTGGTAGCGGCGCAGGCGGCGGGCGATATGCTCGGCCGCGTCGTCAAAGGCCGAATGGGCATCGGCTGCCTCTCCCTCGCCGCGCAGGGTCAACCCGCGTGTGGCATGGAGATTGATGTCACAGGTAAAAAACGAACGCGCGCGGCTGAACGTGACACGTGCTTCCATGGCCTGCCCGAAATACTTTTCCGAAATACGGTCCAGATGGGCGCTTACCCGGTATTTCAGGGCATCGGACAGGTCGATCTGCTTTCCGGCAACACTGATGTGCATAAGGGATGGCTCCTTATCTGATCACGGCGCAGTCGCAGGGGTGGACGGATACGGTCGTTCAGTTCATGGGTATGTCTATGCTGGGCCGATCCTGTTCCATGCGGGCTGCGTCGTGTGCTGTTGCGTTGTTACCCGTCGGGCACATGGTCCCGAACGGGTACATTTGGGCATGGTTGCAGGGGGGCTGTCCATGCCTTGTTTGCATAAAAGATAGCAGGATTCTGTATGAATGAAGGCTTGCGTTCCATCCCCTGCATACAGGGGTGGCCGGGCTAGAGCGTGAATTTTTCACCCAGGTACACGCGGCGCACGTCCTCGTTCGCCACGATTTCCTCCGGCCGGCCTTCGGTCAGGACCTGCCCGCTATGCATGATGTAGGCCCGGTCAATGACTTCCAGCGTCTCACGCACGTTATGGTCGGTAATCAGCACCCCGATCCCGCGATCCTTCAGATGGGCGACCAGATCACGGATTTCGCCCACCGCAATGGGGTCGATGCCCGCCAGCGGCTCGTCAAGCAGGATGTAATGCGGCTGGCTGGCCAGCGCGCGGGCAATTTCCAGCCGCCGCCGTTCACCACCCGACAGCGCCAGCGAGGAGGAATGGCGCAGGCGCGTGATGCCGAATTCCCCCAGCAGGCCATCCAGCATCGTCTGCCGCCGGTCGGGGTCGGGTTCCACGATCTCGAGCGCCGCCATGATGTTCTGTTCAACGGTCAGGCCGCGGAAGATGCTCGATTCCTGCGGCAGGTAACCGATACCCATCCGCGCGCGGCGGTACATGGGCAGCTGGGTTATGTCCGCGCCATCCAGCGTAATGGTGCCCATGTCGGGCCGCACCAGCCCCACGATCATGTAGAAGCTGGTGGTCTTGCCCGCGCCATTGGGGCCAAGCAGGGCCACGGCCTCGCTACGCTGTACCTGCAGCGAGACGTCACGCACCACCTGCCGCTTCTTGTAGCTCTTGCCGATGCCGCTGGCGATCAGCCCGGCGGACGGGGCCGCGACCGGCTGTTCGGCGGGAACGGTCGCGTCTGTGGCTTGTGCCGGGGGCGTCATGTTCATCGTGCTGATCCCTTGTCACCTTTGCCAGCCTGGTTCGGAATGACCAGGCCGCTCACGCGTGATCCGGGGTTGTCGGTCAGTGTCGCGATATCGGTATGCATGTTCACGATGGCCGATGTGCCGCTGACCTGGTTTTCCCCACGGGTGATATGCACGTTGCCCACCAGTCGGGCAATGCCCGTATCGGGTACATACACGCCCCGGTCCCCTGTCACGGTCTCGGTGCGGGTACGGATCACGATATGGCCAAAGGCATCCACATGGTCGATCGTGCCGGCACCGGGGGCGGGCCGGTCATCCGCTGTGTCGACCGGCGTATCCTTCTTCCCGTCGGGGTGGGTGTCATTCCATTCGCGTCGTGGGTGGCTGCGCTGGTCCTTTGGCCTGTCGTAGCCGACCAGCACGTCGGCACGGATCTGCCGTCCGTCACTGGTGGTCATGGTCGCGTTGCCGCGGGCGACGGACATGTGTTCGTGCGAATGGTATTCCAGCACGTCGCGCGCGGTCAGGATATCCTGCGGCGTCGTCATCTTCAGGTGCTGGCCGGTCATGACCAGGATCGCCTGATCCACGTCATATACCGCACGGTCACCCCATGCCTGATCGTTCATGTTGAAGGAATGGACGTGACCCAGCGCTTCCAGGCGGTAGACCTCGCTGGCGCCGCCGGGACCGCTGTCGCCGCCGGACCCGTTGCCGGACGGGCCGGCCGTGCCGGGGCCGCCGGGCGCGCCGGCGGGTGTCGGGCTATCCGGTGTGGGCAGATCCTGTGGCAGCGTGTCGGACCCGGTGGCAAGGCTTGTATCCACATCCGGGTCAGCAGGCACGGAAGCCGCGGGTGCAGTGGGTGGCTGGACCGTGGAAGCGGGGGCAGGGGCGTCATCCACGATATGGGGCCGACGCGTTTCAAGCGGGGGCGCGACCCCCATATGGTCGGCCAGCGGGGCACTGGCGCCAGGTGGCTGCGCGATGGGCTGCCCGGCGGTGGTGGTCGCGCCCGTTGTTCCCTTTGACCCTGCGGGCGCTGCCGCCTTCTTGCGGTAGAAGGCGATCAGCCGGTCCGCGCGTACGGTCACGTCGCCCCGGATGGCCTGGGCGCGGTCATAGGCGGTTACGGTCTGGGCGTTCTGGTCCCAGTCGAAGCCACCGGCGGCCGTCACGTTGATCTGCTGGCCGTGCGACATGTCCAGCCCCTGCGCCATGGCGGGTGCCGCCACCGCCGGCCCCAGCAGGACGCCACCCAGCGACAGGGTGGACAGGGCGACCCGCGACCGGGCGGAGGGTGCGCGTGCCATCAGTTCGCCCTTTCCGCTGCGTTGAGGATCATGCGGCCGGGGCCACGGAACAGCATGATGCCACCATGGATGTCCAGCATGCCGCCCTGCACGTCCATCACGCCCATGGGGCCTTCGCCATGGATCCAGCTGTCGGTTACGATGATGTTGTGACGCATGTCGATATCGGCGGTAGGGGTGAGCATCAGGGTTCCGTCATTGCGATAGAGCGTGACCTCGTGCGTCAGGTCCAGCATCTGGGCATGCTGGATATAGACGCCTTCATTGGCGGTCACGTACAGCCAGTTTCCGTTATCCATCAGGGTATCGGCGGCGGCGTTGGTCAGGTCAATGCGTTCGGACGAGACCTGCCGCGCCTCATCGGCGGTAATCATGTAGGGGCGGCCATGTTCATCCAGCCCGCGATAGGTCGGGTTGAGCATGCTGCCGCTTTTCACGCGCACATGGCTCATCTGCGCCATGGTGCCGGTATGCATGATCACGGCGCGCTCGACCGCGGGCCACGCGGCAATGGAACCAAGCAGGATGAGCGCCAGCAGCGGCAGCATCCACTTGGCCGAACGCATGATGGTCTGCCGGCGCGCAAGGTCTGCGGCATTGGGCAGCAGCCGCGTGCGGGTGGACAGGTCAAATATGCTGCGGCGGCGCTCCGCATCGTCGGCGTTGCCGAGATAGTCCTCACGCTCTATGCGGTCGGGAGCACTCCCGCCGTCCGTATCGTCGGGTCGATCCGTCATGCAATGCCAGCACGCAGCAGGTCGTGCAGATGGACGATGCCGACAGGCTGGTCCGTGTCATCCAGCACGAAAATGCTGGAAATGGGGCGCGGGCGGTCATTCATGATCCGCAGTGCTTCCGCCGCCAGCACGTCCGGCCCCAGGGTCTGCGGGCGGGTGTTCATGATATCGGCGGCATGGGTGTGATCAAGGTCCAGGTCCAGCGCCAGGCGCAGGTCGCGGTCGGTGATCAGCCCGACCAGATGGTTGTTCGCATCCACCACGCCCATGCAGCCAAAAGCCTTGCGTGTCATTTCCATGATGACCTGCCGCAGCGGCATGTCCGGCGCGCCAAGCGGCATGCTGGAGCCAAGGTGCATGAGTTCGCGCACCTTGCGCAGCTGCGTACCCAGCCGCCCGCCGGGATGGAAGATGCCGAAATCGCTGGCGCTGAACCCGCGGCGCTGCAGCAGCACGATGGCCAGCGCATCGCCCAGCGCCAGCTGCATGGTGGAACTGGTGGTGGGGGCCAGACCGTTGGGGCAGGCTTCCGGCGCGCGGGGCAGCAGCAGCACGATATCCGCCGTGCGGGCCAGCGTGGAATCGGCGCATGATGTCATGGCGATGAGTAGCATGCCGAAGCGCCGGGCATGGGAAATGAGATCGGCCATCTCCGATGTCTCGCCCGAATTGGAGATGGCGAGTACCGCATCCCCCTTCTGCAGCATGCCCAGATCCCCGTGCGAGGCCTCGGCGGGATGGACAAAGATGGCCGGCGTACCGGTGGAGGCAAGGGTGGCCTGTATCTTGCGCCCGATATGCCCCGACTTGCCAATGCCGGTCACGACCACGCGCATGTTGTCCGTCAGGATGCGTTCGATGGCCTGGATGAAGGCCTGCCCCAGCCCGCCCCCGCCGGGCGTGGGGGGCGCGTCCAGTGCCGTGATCATGGCGTGCAGGCCCGCGGATTCGGTGCGCAGCACATTGCAGGCATCAAGCAGGATGCGCGCCTGTGGCGTGCGCGTGCTTTCGCCGGAGGCAGAGGTGGGGAAGGGGGAAAGGCTGCTGTTCATGCCCGATCTGTGTTGTTGCGACAGGCTGCCGGTTAAACCGGGAGCGGTGTCAGGCGGCCCGGTGCGCGAAGATGTCCGGGTCCTGATAGCCCAGTATATCAAGCCGTGCACGCGCAGGCATGAAATCAAAGCAGGCCTGCGCCAGCGCGCGCCGGCCTTCGCGGTGCAGCAGGGCTTCCAGCCTTTCCCACAGCGCATGCAGGTAAAGCACATCGGAGGCGGCGTAGCATAGCTGTTCACGCGTAAGGTCCGGCGCCCCCCAGTCCGAACTCTGCTGCTGCTTGCTCAGTTCCACCCCCAGCAGTTCACGGCACAGATTGGCCAGCCCATGGCGGTCGGTATAGGTGCGGACCAGCTTGGAGGCGATCTTGGTGCAGATGGAGGGTGCGACCGTAACGCCGAACGTGTGCTGGAGGATCGCCACGTCAAAGCGGGCGAAATGCATGAGCTTGGTTACATGGCCATCAGTCAGTACGCGGATCAGGTTGGGGTAGTCCGCCGCCGTTGCACCGGCCTTGACCTGCACCAGGTGGGCCTGCCCGTCCCCTGCCGAAAGCTGGACCAGGCACAGCCGGTCACGGTGGGGGTTGAGGCCCATCGTTTCCGTATCGACAGCCACCATGCCGCCAAAGGTTACATCGGCGGGCAGGTCGCCGCGATGGAAATGGATGGCATCGGGTGCAGGGCTTGCAGCCATGTTGAAAACGCTCCGTCACGCTATTGCCCTCACGGTGGCAGGTCTGGAAGGCAACCGCAAGGAAGGCCGCCCGTTGTATCGCGGGCCCCATCGGTGCGGGGCCGTGCAGGCGGACCTGCGCGTGAAGGATATGTTCGTGGGCGGTTTACACCAATTCGGGCCGGGAAACAGACAAAAAGATAACGGGGCAGACCTGACGGGCTGCCCTTACCAACCCCGATGGGGTGTATTATCCTGTTTTTCACTAAATAATGGTGCCCAGAAGAAGACTCGAACTTCCACGACCTTGCGGCCACAGGTACCTGAAACCTGCGCGTCTACCAATTCCGCCATCTGGGCTCAGAGGCTCCCCAGCGGAGGCCGCCGGGGTGGTGTGAGCGGTGTTTAGTCCGGCGGCCGGGTACGGTCAACAGGCTAAATGCATTTTTTTGAAATCAGGTGCATTTTTTCTTCCGTCGCCTGCGCAGGATGCCCGGTGGCGTGACAGAATGGACTGTGACGCCACCCGGACACGTGCGAAAAATGGCAGGTGAGATCGGATATGGCAGGCGGCGCAGTCACGCGCCACAGACAGGAGCGGTTCATGACACGCAGGGTGGCAACGGTTTTTGGCGGATCGGGATTCGTGGGGCAGTCCATTGTCGGGCGGCTGGCGCGGGCGGGATACGTGGTGCGCGTGGCCGGGCGCAGCGCAGGCATGGCCCCGGCGCTGCGCATGCAGGGCGAAGTGGGGCAGGTCGTGCCCGTTGTCGCCTCCATCACGGACGAGGCCGCCTGCGTCGCGGCGCTGGAGGGGAGTGATCTTGCCATCAACCTTGTGGGCATCCTTTCGCCGCGCGGGCGCGTAACCTTCGAGGCGATCCATGTCGAGGGGGCGGGGCGTGTCGCCCGGCTGGCCGCCGCCGCCGGGGTGGAGCGGCTGATCCATGTCTCGGCGCTGGGGGCTGCAATCGACAGTCCCTCCGCCTACGCACGCAGCAAGGCGGAGGGAG
This portion of the Komagataeibacter sp. FNDCF1 genome encodes:
- the lptC gene encoding LPS export ABC transporter periplasmic protein LptC, giving the protein MTDRPDDTDGGSAPDRIEREDYLGNADDAERRRSIFDLSTRTRLLPNAADLARRQTIMRSAKWMLPLLALILLGSIAAWPAVERAVIMHTGTMAQMSHVRVKSGSMLNPTYRGLDEHGRPYMITADEARQVSSERIDLTNAAADTLMDNGNWLYVTANEGVYIQHAQMLDLTHEVTLYRNDGTLMLTPTADIDMRHNIIVTDSWIHGEGPMGVMDVQGGMLDIHGGIMLFRGPGRMILNAAERAN
- the truA gene encoding tRNA pseudouridine(38-40) synthase TruA, translated to MPDMPPARPDDAAPASVCRWAVLMEYDGRGFVGWQRQKAPDLLSIQGLLEAAARRLTNGRDVRSITAGRTDAGVHASGQVAHLDFPADVTLSSATVRDGLNFYMKPHPVVVLMARPVLPQWNARFSAISRAYRYRILNRAARPALEDGQVWHVRAPLNVESMQQAATCLLGRHDFTSFRATACQARSPVRTLDRLDVRREGEYVIIETAARSFLHHQVRNMAGTLKLVGEGRWEPVQVGHALAARDRRAAGPTAPPEGLCLTGVGYAENPFSR
- the dapE gene encoding succinyl-diaminopimelate desuccinylase gives rise to the protein MVDTDQDPGGVVSLARDLIRCPSVTPDDGCAIGALADVLERIGFSVTLLPFGAGASRTPNLFARLGTGQPHVCFAGHTDVVPVGDAAQWSHDPFGGEIHDGILFGRGACDMKGGIAAFVAAVRLYLQKVGTPRGSISLLITGDEEGPATNGTVRVLEWMAEHQQIPDFCLVGEPTNPAGMGDVIKIGRRGSLNTHIVVHGTQGHVAYPHRADNPVHRLLALLGELTAAPLDAGSEWFEASSLQVTSLDVGNTATNVIPAQAEARLNIRFNDLHTGADLAGWIRTVAARHAPRAQVDISISGESFLTEPRAPVEALRTAVRTVTGHVPRLDTGGGTSDARFISRYCAVAEFGLVGASMHKTDEHVSLADLRQLTAIYAGFLEKVMH
- the fmt gene encoding methionyl-tRNA formyltransferase, which produces MRLAFMGTPDFAVPALRALHRAGHDIITVYSQPPRPAGRGKRLRPSPVQVAAEELGIPVRTPLSLRRNVEEQAYFRGLDLDAAVVAAYGLILPEAMLDAPHRGCLNIHASLLPRWRGAAPIQAAILAGDSESGVTIMQMDAGLDTGAMLLRDHVALTPRTTATTLHDDLAAMGGRLIVEALRQPAYPGTPQPETGVTYVQRLSREDGRIDWTAPAPAIDRQIRALTPWPGTFTVLNGEVIKIGAAEIAPGHTQAAPGTVVDERLRVACGKGTMLRIMRLQRPGRGMMEADAFQRGQAVAPGTCLGTERPDA
- the lptB gene encoding LPS export ABC transporter ATP-binding protein, which encodes MNMTPPAQATDATVPAEQPVAAPSAGLIASGIGKSYKKRQVVRDVSLQVQRSEAVALLGPNGAGKTTSFYMIVGLVRPDMGTITLDGADITQLPMYRRARMGIGYLPQESSIFRGLTVEQNIMAALEIVEPDPDRRQTMLDGLLGEFGITRLRHSSSLALSGGERRRLEIARALASQPHYILLDEPLAGIDPIAVGEIRDLVAHLKDRGIGVLITDHNVRETLEVIDRAYIMHSGQVLTEGRPEEIVANEDVRRVYLGEKFTL
- a CDS encoding SIS domain-containing protein — translated: MNSSLSPFPTSASGESTRTPQARILLDACNVLRTESAGLHAMITALDAPPTPGGGGLGQAFIQAIERILTDNMRVVVTGIGKSGHIGRKIQATLASTGTPAIFVHPAEASHGDLGMLQKGDAVLAISNSGETSEMADLISHARRFGMLLIAMTSCADSTLARTADIVLLLPRAPEACPNGLAPTTSSTMQLALGDALAIVLLQRRGFSASDFGIFHPGGRLGTQLRKVRELMHLGSSMPLGAPDMPLRQVIMEMTRKAFGCMGVVDANNHLVGLITDRDLRLALDLDLDHTHAADIMNTRPQTLGPDVLAAEALRIMNDRPRPISSIFVLDDTDQPVGIVHLHDLLRAGIA
- a CDS encoding ribonuclease D, coding for MAASPAPDAIHFHRGDLPADVTFGGMVAVDTETMGLNPHRDRLCLVQLSAGDGQAHLVQVKAGATAADYPNLIRVLTDGHVTKLMHFARFDVAILQHTFGVTVAPSICTKIASKLVRTYTDRHGLANLCRELLGVELSKQQQSSDWGAPDLTREQLCYAASDVLYLHALWERLEALLHREGRRALAQACFDFMPARARLDILGYQDPDIFAHRAA
- a CDS encoding Hsp20 family protein is translated as MFLGFDHLEQMLERASKNATDGYPPYNIEQVSPTTLRITLAVAGFVMEDLHITQEDNQLVIRGRQSDDGQGRIFLHRGIAARQFQKAFVLAEGIEVGGAWMDNGLLHIELARPQPEVRVRKIEITRAPSATAPASRDRVPPVVDVPMGRKQRVVRVIDEE
- a CDS encoding LptA/OstA family protein, translated to MARAPSARSRVALSTLSLGGVLLGPAVAAPAMAQGLDMSHGQQINVTAAGGFDWDQNAQTVTAYDRAQAIRGDVTVRADRLIAFYRKKAAAPAGSKGTTGATTTAGQPIAQPPGASAPLADHMGVAPPLETRRPHIVDDAPAPASTVQPPTAPAASVPADPDVDTSLATGSDTLPQDLPTPDSPTPAGAPGGPGTAGPSGNGSGGDSGPGGASEVYRLEALGHVHSFNMNDQAWGDRAVYDVDQAILVMTGQHLKMTTPQDILTARDVLEYHSHEHMSVARGNATMTTSDGRQIRADVLVGYDRPKDQRSHPRREWNDTHPDGKKDTPVDTADDRPAPGAGTIDHVDAFGHIVIRTRTETVTGDRGVYVPDTGIARLVGNVHITRGENQVSGTSAIVNMHTDIATLTDNPGSRVSGLVIPNQAGKGDKGSAR
- a CDS encoding DUF1150 family protein, translating into MRVTTQNGRVVLHNEPEVAASPHIITTGELRGLGMESVAYIRAVQVEGEDAFAIHAADGTPMAVTDDRETAVNAILQHEMILVPLH
- the def gene encoding peptide deformylase, giving the protein MIDHDVIAQATPMPILVAPQAVLRQKTRLVRPEDMGELRTIIPRMFSAMYQAPGIGLAAPQVGLGMRFAIVDVSDRNEARNPIVLINPEVIAETDSMAAREEGCLSLPNQYAEVIRPEAVRVRYQDMEGKVQELEADDLLATCLQHEIDHLEGILFVDHLSTLKRNMIMRRLAKEQRQKH
- the hpf gene encoding ribosome hibernation-promoting factor, HPF/YfiA family, with translation MHISVAGKQIDLSDALKYRVSAHLDRISEKYFGQAMEARVTFSRARSFFTCDINLHATRGLTLRGEGEAADAHSAFDDAAEHIARRLRRYHRKATNHGHMKTRQQVPEFGRSYVLRPGTAPAATMDEDSPLEEEDAALATAGPYATIIAERPAEIPTLSVSEAVMRLDLADSQIQLFRNSKTDTVNVLYRRPDGNIGWLDPAGRTGN